One window of Mangrovibacterium diazotrophicum genomic DNA carries:
- a CDS encoding NAD(P)/FAD-dependent oxidoreductase — MAKVVVLGAGISGHTAASFLKKMLGKKHEVVVISPNSYYQWVPSNIWVGVGRMTVEQVRFPLKKVYDKWGIIFKQAKALEFYPEGDSQSESPFVTIEYVANEQKGQHEKVTYDYLVNATGPKLNFDATPGLGPGKFSYSVCAYDHAAHAWEALHKAMEAMKAGKKQRLLIGTGHPMATCQGAAFEYALNIAFELKRAKLSHMAEITWISNEYELGDFGMGGAFIKRGGYVTPTKVFTESVLTENNIKWIKRAGVTKLEEGVAHYETLNGEQKTAEFDFAMLIPAFKGQDFKAFSKTGDDITSKVFAANGFMKVDADYTPRDYEDWSIADWPQTYQSPAYPNMYATGIAFAPPHGISKPMKSPSGLAITPAPPRTGMPSGVTGKIVAQNISHFIKHGGTEHKHTASMGRMGAACIVSAGYSMTKGLGATMTVSPIVPDWQRFPDWGRDIKATVGEVGLAGHWIKLFLHYMFIHKAKGYPFWWLLPE, encoded by the coding sequence ATGGCAAAAGTGGTTGTTCTCGGTGCCGGAATCTCGGGCCACACCGCCGCATCGTTCCTCAAAAAGATGTTGGGAAAAAAGCACGAGGTTGTTGTTATTTCGCCAAACAGTTATTACCAGTGGGTTCCTTCAAACATATGGGTGGGCGTTGGCCGAATGACTGTTGAACAGGTTCGGTTTCCGCTAAAAAAAGTATACGACAAATGGGGTATAATCTTCAAGCAAGCCAAAGCATTGGAGTTTTATCCGGAAGGCGATTCGCAGTCCGAGTCTCCCTTTGTTACGATTGAATATGTTGCAAACGAACAAAAAGGTCAACACGAAAAGGTAACATACGATTACCTGGTCAACGCCACTGGCCCAAAATTGAACTTCGATGCAACGCCGGGACTAGGCCCCGGAAAGTTCTCATATTCCGTTTGTGCATACGATCATGCAGCCCATGCCTGGGAAGCGTTGCACAAAGCGATGGAGGCCATGAAAGCCGGTAAAAAGCAGCGCCTGCTAATCGGAACCGGGCACCCAATGGCCACTTGTCAGGGTGCAGCGTTTGAGTATGCGCTGAATATTGCTTTCGAACTGAAACGTGCAAAACTAAGCCATATGGCTGAAATCACCTGGATTTCCAACGAATACGAATTGGGCGATTTCGGCATGGGTGGCGCCTTTATCAAACGCGGCGGATACGTCACTCCAACCAAGGTCTTTACGGAATCCGTGCTAACCGAAAATAACATTAAATGGATCAAACGGGCTGGCGTAACAAAACTGGAAGAGGGCGTGGCACATTACGAGACTCTGAACGGCGAACAAAAAACCGCGGAGTTTGATTTTGCCATGTTAATTCCGGCATTCAAAGGACAGGATTTCAAAGCATTCTCGAAAACCGGCGACGACATCACGTCGAAGGTATTTGCCGCAAACGGATTCATGAAAGTAGACGCCGATTACACCCCTCGGGACTATGAAGACTGGAGCATCGCAGACTGGCCCCAAACCTACCAAAGTCCCGCTTACCCGAACATGTACGCCACCGGCATTGCTTTTGCGCCTCCTCATGGAATCTCAAAACCTATGAAAAGCCCTTCAGGTCTTGCCATCACTCCAGCACCTCCAAGAACCGGCATGCCATCGGGTGTTACAGGCAAGATTGTCGCTCAAAATATCTCACACTTCATCAAGCACGGCGGAACAGAACACAAACATACCGCGAGCATGGGACGGATGGGTGCTGCCTGTATTGTCTCGGCGGGCTACAGCATGACAAAAGGCCTGGGTGCTACGATGACCGTTTCACCGATTGTGCCCGACTGGCAGCGATTCCCCGACTGGGGACGCGATATAAAAGCAACTGTGGGTGAAGTTGGTCTGGCCGGCCACTGGATCAAACTTTTCCTGCACTACATGTTTATTCACAAAGCCAAAGGCTACCCGTTCTGGTGGCTTCTTCCAGAATAA
- a CDS encoding aminoacyl-histidine dipeptidase, whose translation MSNEISKLEPTALWENFYALTQIPRPSHHEEKVQEYVYNFGVNLGLETTKDKAGNIIIRKPATPGFEDKKGVILQAHLDMVPQKNSDKEHDFVTDPIETYIDEDWVKANGTTLGADNGIGAAAVMGVLASTSLEHGPIEALFTATEETGMDGAEGLKAGVMKGEIMLNTDSEDEGELYVGCAGGEDLTVEFEFKKKEMPKNFIGGRLSVTGLKGGHSGMDIILQRANANKVFFRILNMAFEKCGARLISIDGGSLRNAIPREAFGLLAVKKKKWDKLTKLVAKLEKEIKAEFELREPDMKIVLEPEDVISKLIDKRTQLRLTKSILACPNGVIRMSDSMPGLVETSSNLAVVKSDAKHKTIRLAFLMRSSIDSVKADFGQRMKALFSMAGAKVKFSGAYPGWNPNMESPILKTMQAVYEQKYGKIPEIKAIHAGLECGILGGTYPKWDMISFGPTIRFPHSPDEKVNIPSVAKFWDFMVETLKNVPVKEAVVEEAPVADESVSEN comes from the coding sequence ATGAGTAACGAAATTAGCAAGCTCGAGCCCACGGCGCTTTGGGAAAATTTCTATGCGCTGACGCAAATTCCGCGTCCATCGCATCACGAAGAAAAAGTACAGGAATACGTCTACAACTTTGGCGTGAACCTGGGGTTGGAAACAACGAAAGATAAAGCAGGAAACATCATCATCCGCAAGCCGGCAACTCCCGGTTTCGAGGACAAAAAAGGTGTGATTCTTCAAGCTCACCTGGATATGGTGCCGCAGAAAAACAGCGATAAGGAACACGACTTTGTAACCGATCCAATCGAGACTTACATCGACGAGGATTGGGTGAAAGCCAATGGCACAACGCTTGGTGCCGACAATGGGATTGGTGCAGCGGCTGTTATGGGCGTATTGGCTTCCACATCGTTGGAACACGGGCCGATTGAGGCTTTGTTTACTGCAACCGAAGAGACCGGCATGGACGGTGCCGAAGGGCTGAAAGCCGGTGTCATGAAAGGTGAAATCATGCTGAATACCGACTCGGAAGACGAAGGCGAATTGTACGTTGGCTGTGCCGGCGGTGAAGACCTGACAGTCGAGTTTGAATTCAAGAAGAAGGAAATGCCGAAGAATTTCATCGGTGGCCGGTTGAGCGTGACTGGTCTGAAAGGCGGCCACTCGGGTATGGATATCATCCTGCAACGGGCAAATGCCAATAAAGTATTTTTCCGTATCCTGAACATGGCCTTTGAGAAGTGCGGTGCCCGACTGATCAGCATTGATGGCGGAAGCCTTCGGAATGCGATCCCTCGTGAGGCATTTGGCTTATTGGCAGTGAAAAAGAAGAAATGGGACAAGCTGACCAAGTTGGTGGCAAAACTCGAAAAGGAAATCAAGGCTGAATTTGAGCTGAGAGAACCGGATATGAAGATTGTCCTTGAGCCGGAAGATGTGATCTCGAAGTTGATTGACAAGCGCACGCAGTTGCGTCTGACCAAATCGATTTTGGCTTGCCCGAACGGTGTCATTCGGATGTCAGACAGTATGCCGGGGCTGGTGGAAACCTCGTCTAATCTGGCCGTTGTGAAATCCGACGCGAAACACAAAACAATCAGATTGGCTTTCCTGATGCGTAGTTCCATCGACAGTGTGAAAGCTGATTTCGGACAACGCATGAAAGCCCTCTTCTCAATGGCTGGTGCTAAGGTGAAATTCAGCGGAGCTTACCCGGGCTGGAACCCGAATATGGAATCACCAATTCTGAAAACCATGCAAGCGGTTTACGAGCAGAAGTATGGTAAAATCCCGGAGATTAAAGCCATTCATGCCGGGCTGGAATGTGGAATCTTGGGAGGTACTTATCCGAAGTGGGATATGATTTCTTTCGGTCCGACAATTCGCTTCCCGCACTCGCCTGATGAGAAAGTAAATATCCCATCGGTTGCGAAATTCTGGGATTTCATGGTTGAGACCCTCAAGAACGTTCCGGTAAAAGAAGCAGTTGTTGAAGAAGCACCTGTCGCTGACGAGTCTGTTTCCGAGAATTAG
- a CDS encoding peptide MFS transporter, producing the protein MSVDKNKAFFGHPLGLSTLFASEMWERFSYYGMRALLVLFLTATFASGGFGMNEQDAFTIYGIFTGLVYVTPIIGGILADKVLGQRKSIYIGGLTMATGQFLLSASAWIHGSDVDLEFRQTLFYAGLGILIAGNGFFKPNISTMVGELYDNNDPRKDGGFTIFYMGINLGAFLSPLVAGKLGEQVAWQYGFLSAGVGMVIGTIWFFLRSHTLGHIGMPPKVKAERVRLVVKDWFGILTYWGCVVALIFGVILGWSALPSMVTTIIIYVLAIGGVLILATNIFKGTSGKAEWSRIGVILILALFNIFFWAGFEQAGTTFNIFARDNTQRMIGSWEIPATWFQSINAIYIVIFAPIFSVLWTILDKRKLNPNTPMKFAWGMIFLATGFVVMALAFTRSTHGDAVRLVSPLWLCLVYMLHTFGELCLSPIGLSMVTKLSPPKLVSTMMGIWMGSFAAGNFVASQMKAISLKLQEAMGADIQVFWMIAIQSAIIAVILVILSPWLKRMMHGIK; encoded by the coding sequence ATGAGTGTAGATAAGAACAAAGCTTTCTTTGGACATCCACTTGGTTTGTCAACGCTGTTCGCCAGTGAGATGTGGGAACGGTTCAGTTACTATGGCATGCGTGCCTTGCTGGTACTTTTCCTGACTGCAACATTCGCCTCCGGCGGATTTGGAATGAACGAACAGGATGCCTTCACCATTTATGGTATTTTCACCGGTTTGGTTTATGTGACTCCAATTATCGGCGGTATTCTGGCCGACAAGGTTTTGGGGCAACGTAAGTCGATTTACATCGGTGGCTTGACAATGGCAACCGGACAGTTCCTGCTGTCGGCAAGTGCGTGGATCCACGGAAGCGATGTTGATTTGGAATTCCGACAAACTTTATTTTATGCAGGTTTGGGTATTCTGATTGCCGGTAACGGCTTTTTCAAACCCAACATCTCGACGATGGTTGGTGAATTATACGACAACAACGACCCACGCAAAGATGGTGGTTTCACCATTTTCTACATGGGGATTAACCTTGGAGCATTCCTGTCGCCGCTGGTAGCAGGTAAGCTGGGGGAGCAAGTTGCATGGCAATACGGGTTCCTTTCAGCCGGTGTCGGTATGGTGATCGGAACCATTTGGTTTTTCCTGCGCAGTCATACGCTGGGGCACATTGGTATGCCTCCGAAAGTAAAAGCTGAACGCGTTCGTTTGGTTGTGAAAGACTGGTTCGGCATTCTCACTTACTGGGGATGTGTTGTCGCACTGATTTTCGGTGTAATCCTCGGATGGAGCGCACTTCCATCAATGGTAACAACCATCATTATCTACGTACTTGCGATCGGTGGTGTCCTCATTCTGGCAACAAATATCTTCAAAGGCACATCGGGTAAAGCTGAATGGTCAAGAATTGGTGTAATCCTCATCCTGGCTTTGTTCAACATTTTCTTCTGGGCCGGATTCGAACAAGCTGGTACAACATTTAATATTTTTGCCCGCGACAATACTCAGCGTATGATCGGTAGCTGGGAAATCCCGGCAACCTGGTTCCAATCGATCAACGCGATCTACATCGTTATTTTTGCACCAATCTTCAGCGTGCTTTGGACTATTCTGGACAAACGCAAACTGAATCCGAATACACCGATGAAATTTGCCTGGGGTATGATTTTCCTCGCAACCGGTTTTGTGGTAATGGCTTTAGCCTTTACTCGTTCAACACATGGCGACGCTGTTCGTTTGGTTAGCCCGCTTTGGTTATGCCTGGTTTATATGCTACACACATTCGGCGAACTTTGTCTTTCTCCAATCGGACTTTCAATGGTGACCAAATTATCGCCTCCGAAACTTGTATCTACCATGATGGGAATCTGGATGGGATCGTTTGCTGCAGGTAACTTCGTGGCTTCGCAAATGAAAGCAATCTCGCTTAAATTGCAAGAAGCGATGGGTGCTGACATCCAGGTATTCTGGATGATTGCCATCCAGTCGGCTATCATCGCTGTTATCCTCGTTATTTTATCACCGTGGCTGAAGCGCATGATGCACGGTATCAAATAA
- a CDS encoding NAD(P)H-hydrate dehydratase: MNKIFSSKQIASIDEFTIQNEPIADIDLMERASLQIVNWMIQRISNERKLLFFVGPGNNGGDALAIARLMAEYDYSCSVFILDFGKPLKGSPEVNEERLKEQGKVGVSYMQVESDFPEVESGALIIDGLFGSGLNRPLEGVAAELVAYLNHSSAEILAIDIPSGLFAEDNSSNNLDHVIRANFTLTFQFPKLSFFFPEHEAILGEWEVLPIGLHPEAISKFETPYGFASAGFVAGKLKSRARFSHKGTYGHALLIAGAYGKMGAAVLASKACLRSGTGLLTTHVPHSGAPILQTAVPEAMCSIDASDLMFTEFPKLEQFSAVGIGPGIGTKPNSQRALRELLLAKPGALVIDADAINILAAHPEWYELLPEHTVLTPHPKEFERLVGPFADSYTRLQLQREFSQKYKVVVALKGAFTSVSFPDGNVCFNTTGNPGMATAGSGDVLTGIVLGLLAQGYTAVEATLLAVWLHGLAGDLAAQSYGYESLIAGDITENLGKAFCQLKDF, from the coding sequence ATGAATAAGATATTTTCAAGTAAACAGATTGCTTCGATTGATGAATTTACCATCCAAAATGAACCCATTGCAGATATCGATTTAATGGAACGGGCATCGCTGCAAATCGTGAACTGGATGATTCAGCGCATTTCGAACGAACGGAAGCTTTTGTTTTTCGTTGGTCCAGGCAACAATGGCGGCGATGCACTGGCCATTGCGCGTCTCATGGCTGAATACGATTATTCCTGCTCCGTTTTCATACTCGACTTTGGAAAGCCGCTGAAAGGATCACCGGAGGTAAATGAAGAGCGTTTGAAAGAACAAGGCAAAGTTGGGGTTTCGTATATGCAGGTTGAAAGCGATTTCCCTGAAGTTGAATCCGGCGCTTTGATCATTGATGGTTTATTTGGCTCTGGCTTAAATCGGCCGTTGGAGGGAGTTGCCGCTGAACTCGTTGCTTATTTGAATCATTCTTCGGCCGAAATTCTGGCAATCGATATCCCGAGTGGTTTGTTTGCAGAAGACAATTCAAGCAATAATCTGGATCATGTTATCCGGGCCAACTTCACGCTCACTTTCCAGTTCCCGAAACTCAGTTTCTTCTTTCCTGAACACGAAGCCATTTTGGGCGAATGGGAGGTGCTGCCGATTGGTCTTCACCCCGAAGCCATATCCAAATTCGAAACGCCCTATGGTTTTGCTTCCGCTGGTTTTGTAGCGGGGAAGCTGAAGAGTCGCGCGCGCTTTTCGCACAAAGGAACCTACGGGCATGCTTTGTTGATTGCCGGAGCCTACGGAAAAATGGGAGCCGCCGTGTTGGCATCAAAAGCTTGCTTGCGCTCCGGTACGGGTTTACTGACCACGCATGTGCCGCACTCGGGTGCGCCGATTCTCCAGACGGCCGTTCCGGAAGCCATGTGCTCCATCGACGCTTCGGATTTGATGTTCACCGAGTTTCCGAAGTTAGAGCAGTTTTCGGCAGTTGGTATTGGGCCCGGAATCGGCACAAAGCCAAACTCGCAGCGGGCGTTGCGTGAATTGTTGTTGGCAAAACCTGGGGCATTGGTGATCGATGCCGATGCGATCAATATTCTGGCTGCTCACCCGGAATGGTACGAGCTGTTGCCCGAACATACCGTGCTGACACCACACCCAAAAGAGTTTGAGCGGCTGGTCGGGCCTTTTGCCGATTCGTACACGCGATTGCAATTGCAGCGGGAGTTTTCTCAAAAATACAAAGTCGTAGTCGCGTTGAAAGGCGCATTTACCAGTGTGAGCTTTCCGGATGGTAACGTTTGTTTCAACACTACCGGCAACCCGGGAATGGCCACCGCCGGTAGCGGTGATGTGCTGACCGGTATTGTTTTGGGGCTGTTGGCGCAAGGCTACACGGCGGTGGAAGCTACTTTATTGGCGGTCTGGTTGCACGGCCTTGCTGGTGACCTGGCAGCCCAATCGTATGGATACGAGTCGTTGATCGCGGGAGACATCACTGAAAACCTAGGGAAGGCGTTCTGTCAACTAAAAGACTTTTGA
- a CDS encoding DUF4831 family protein, producing the protein MKFRFILFFLLAGICLQTEAQRSDKNTAPAMTDGVVYSLPRTGIRIHVTATREKLFAGPYAQFAEAMLGLKNAPMADREQWTITGVEVETFSEPDPDCVYKAKGWAGALVSLTPEGVIAGINAQSESTAMAAPVTTFLEDQPVPDFPFKDLSMNPFFEKPDSTSRNVLVAKTLQEKAQEAAHTVTKLRKRRFKTLANGYDEQLPDGKAYNVMVEELGKLEDEYVSLFIGKSYTGTYHYTFDFIPDNNSASGEVVFRFSDTKGVLPKTDLSGKPMQIELKKLDGLAASQSKLKSTAASSSEVYYRTPGKAELRLMNGVSLMAFTRLDIAQYGTVLSVPEELLDGTHHILFHPETGAIKSISTK; encoded by the coding sequence ATGAAATTCAGATTCATTTTATTTTTTCTGCTCGCTGGTATTTGCCTGCAAACCGAGGCACAAAGAAGCGATAAGAATACGGCTCCCGCAATGACTGACGGAGTCGTTTACAGCCTCCCGCGAACAGGAATCCGGATACACGTAACGGCAACCCGGGAGAAGCTTTTTGCCGGGCCATATGCCCAATTTGCCGAAGCGATGCTGGGATTGAAGAATGCGCCGATGGCCGATCGCGAACAATGGACAATTACCGGAGTGGAGGTGGAAACTTTCAGCGAGCCGGATCCGGATTGCGTTTACAAAGCCAAAGGTTGGGCCGGAGCTTTGGTTAGCTTAACGCCGGAAGGAGTCATTGCCGGAATTAATGCACAGTCAGAATCGACAGCGATGGCTGCCCCCGTAACAACGTTCCTGGAAGATCAACCTGTGCCTGATTTCCCATTTAAAGATTTGTCGATGAATCCGTTCTTCGAGAAACCGGACTCGACTTCCAGAAATGTGCTGGTTGCGAAAACTTTGCAGGAAAAAGCGCAGGAAGCTGCCCACACGGTAACAAAGTTGCGCAAACGTCGTTTCAAAACATTGGCGAACGGATACGATGAGCAATTACCTGATGGCAAAGCCTACAATGTGATGGTTGAAGAACTGGGCAAGCTCGAAGACGAATACGTTTCGCTGTTCATTGGAAAAAGCTACACCGGGACTTATCACTATACCTTCGATTTCATTCCCGACAATAATTCGGCCTCGGGAGAGGTGGTTTTCCGTTTCTCGGATACCAAAGGGGTGCTTCCAAAAACCGATTTAAGTGGAAAGCCGATGCAAATTGAGCTGAAAAAACTGGATGGCTTGGCTGCATCGCAAAGCAAATTGAAGTCGACAGCGGCAAGTTCGAGCGAAGTTTATTACCGAACACCAGGCAAGGCTGAGCTGCGACTGATGAATGGTGTCAGCCTGATGGCCTTCACCCGTTTGGATATTGCGCAGTATGGAACTGTTTTATCCGTTCCCGAAGAATTGCTCGATGGAACCCATCATATCCTCTTTCACCCCGAAACAGGTGCGATTAAAAGTATAAGCACAAAATAA
- a CDS encoding YgaP family membrane protein, producing the protein MKQNMGVADRLIRVVIAAIIAVLYFTGTISGTIGIILLILAAVFVLTSLVRFCPLYKPMGINTSKKKA; encoded by the coding sequence ATGAAACAAAACATGGGTGTTGCGGACAGATTGATCCGCGTAGTTATTGCAGCAATCATTGCTGTACTTTATTTCACAGGAACGATCTCCGGCACAATTGGTATTATTTTATTGATTCTGGCGGCAGTTTTCGTCCTAACGAGTTTAGTTCGTTTTTGCCCCCTTTATAAGCCAATGGGAATAAACACATCAAAAAAGAAAGCATAA
- a CDS encoding NAD(P) transhydrogenase subunit alpha, which translates to MEAILQFFFTYKEAIFIIALSVFLGIEVISNVPSVLHTPLMSGANAISGVIIIGGIILVGHADASRLSLELVLGILAVIFGTLNVVGGFVVTDRMLEMFKKKKK; encoded by the coding sequence ATGGAAGCCATATTACAGTTTTTCTTTACTTACAAAGAAGCCATTTTCATTATCGCCCTCTCCGTTTTTTTGGGTATTGAAGTCATTTCCAATGTACCCTCTGTCTTGCACACTCCCCTCATGTCGGGCGCTAACGCTATCAGCGGTGTCATCATCATTGGAGGAATTATTTTGGTTGGACACGCCGATGCCTCGCGCCTTTCGCTCGAACTGGTTCTCGGAATTCTGGCTGTCATCTTCGGCACCCTCAACGTAGTTGGTGGTTTTGTGGTGACCGACCGGATGCTGGAAATGTTTAAAAAGAAGAAAAAATAG
- a CDS encoding Re/Si-specific NAD(P)(+) transhydrogenase subunit alpha codes for MIIGVLKDAEPEHRVALIPENVKSLLARKVSVLLEQGAGTNAFYPDESYIEAGATILTRTEVLEKSDLLVQISEPDETLIATLKTNQVWLSEFKPLWHKNLVNAFLRAGISSFSMDAVPRTTRAQAMDVLSSMATIAGYKAVLDAASHLPSFFPMFMSAAGTIRPANVLILGAGVAGLQAIAIARKLGAQVEAFDVRSAVKEEVMSLGARFVEVEGAKEDAAAGGYAIEQTEEYKRKQQEAIDQHAAKANVVICTAQIPGRKAPLLISKEVVARMQPGSVIIDLASSTGGNCELSEDNKSVVHHGVTIIGQSNYPAQMPKDASKMFGKNVSNFLDLLITEDGQMSLNFDDEIVRGTCITHQGEIINERVKSVID; via the coding sequence ATGATTATTGGAGTCCTGAAAGATGCCGAGCCCGAACACCGGGTGGCGCTGATCCCCGAAAACGTGAAATCACTGCTCGCGCGGAAAGTCTCGGTGCTGTTGGAACAAGGCGCCGGAACCAATGCTTTTTACCCTGACGAAAGCTACATCGAAGCAGGTGCAACAATCCTGACGAGAACAGAAGTACTCGAAAAATCGGACCTGCTCGTTCAAATTTCAGAGCCCGACGAAACATTGATTGCCACGCTGAAAACAAACCAGGTTTGGCTGAGCGAGTTCAAACCGCTGTGGCATAAAAATCTTGTCAACGCATTTCTGCGAGCGGGAATTTCGAGCTTCAGCATGGATGCCGTTCCGCGGACGACCCGCGCACAGGCCATGGATGTGCTTTCGTCGATGGCAACCATTGCCGGCTACAAAGCAGTTTTGGATGCAGCCAGCCACCTCCCCTCTTTTTTCCCCATGTTTATGTCGGCCGCAGGTACCATTCGCCCGGCCAATGTATTGATTTTGGGAGCCGGAGTTGCCGGTCTGCAAGCGATTGCCATTGCCCGAAAATTGGGAGCGCAGGTCGAAGCCTTCGATGTTCGCTCTGCCGTAAAAGAAGAAGTGATGAGTTTGGGCGCCCGTTTCGTGGAAGTGGAAGGCGCCAAAGAAGATGCCGCGGCCGGAGGATACGCCATTGAACAAACCGAAGAATATAAACGCAAACAACAGGAAGCCATCGACCAGCATGCTGCAAAAGCAAACGTGGTAATCTGTACGGCTCAAATCCCGGGTCGAAAAGCCCCACTGCTAATTTCGAAAGAAGTCGTTGCACGCATGCAACCGGGTTCAGTCATCATCGATCTGGCTTCATCAACAGGCGGCAATTGCGAACTGAGCGAGGACAACAAATCCGTCGTTCATCATGGTGTCACCATTATCGGCCAATCCAATTACCCGGCACAAATGCCCAAAGATGCCAGCAAAATGTTTGGCAAAAACGTCTCCAATTTCCTCGACCTGCTAATCACCGAAGACGGACAGATGAGCCTCAACTTCGACGACGAAATTGTCCGCGGAACCTGTATCACCCACCAGGGAGAAATCATCAACGAACGTGTCAAATCAGTAATCGACTAA
- a CDS encoding NAD(P)(+) transhydrogenase (Re/Si-specific) subunit beta, protein MNQVIGTLNGAPFTMGETLLELSYLVAALLFVFGLKLLSHPETARRGNLWAAGGMFLGMLTTLLLHKTDSGTPIPMANVWIILAAIGVGSVVGWIVARKIKMTAMPQLVSFYNATGGAASMLVALLEFPNANMSNKGSVLVTLLGMIIGAVAFSGSMIAYGKLDGKVGDIRSGLMKYVNILLMLVTFGLAIWMLFSGQTPADLNWAIYLLMVLSLLYGVLFVMPIGGADMPVVISLLNSFTGIAAAMAGFIYHNQAMILGGILVGAAGTILTVLMCRAMNRSLLNVIIGAFGGGPSSAAKEQGEMKEMTLSDAAILMSYSQSVVIVPGYGLAVAQAQHVCHELDTLLSNKGVNVRYAIHPVAGRMPGHMNVLLAEADVPYGQLVEMDAINPDMPNTDVVVVIGANDVVNPAAITDPGSPIAGMPIIKAHEAKNIIVMKRGRGKGYAGIENELFFGEKTRLLFGNAKDTLQKLVTEIKSL, encoded by the coding sequence ATGAATCAGGTAATCGGAACGCTAAACGGAGCGCCCTTCACGATGGGCGAAACTTTACTGGAACTAAGCTATTTGGTCGCTGCTCTTTTATTTGTTTTTGGGTTGAAGTTGCTTAGCCATCCGGAAACGGCCCGCCGCGGAAACCTTTGGGCTGCCGGGGGAATGTTCCTGGGGATGCTCACGACCTTGCTTCTGCATAAAACCGATAGCGGAACTCCCATTCCCATGGCCAATGTCTGGATTATTTTAGCGGCTATTGGCGTTGGCTCCGTGGTAGGATGGATTGTGGCCCGAAAGATTAAAATGACGGCCATGCCACAGCTGGTTTCGTTTTACAATGCAACCGGTGGTGCCGCCTCCATGCTGGTCGCCCTGCTCGAATTCCCCAACGCGAATATGAGCAACAAAGGATCGGTTTTAGTCACACTGCTGGGGATGATTATCGGCGCCGTTGCATTCAGCGGGAGTATGATAGCTTACGGCAAGCTGGACGGCAAAGTCGGCGACATTCGCTCCGGATTGATGAAATACGTCAATATACTCTTGATGCTCGTCACCTTTGGGCTGGCCATCTGGATGCTCTTCTCTGGCCAAACACCCGCCGACCTGAATTGGGCCATTTACCTGTTGATGGTTCTATCGCTCCTTTACGGTGTTCTCTTTGTTATGCCCATTGGCGGTGCCGACATGCCCGTTGTCATTTCCCTACTAAACAGTTTTACCGGTATTGCTGCGGCCATGGCGGGTTTCATTTACCACAACCAGGCCATGATTTTGGGCGGTATTTTAGTTGGTGCCGCCGGAACAATTTTAACCGTTTTGATGTGTCGTGCGATGAACCGCTCATTGCTGAATGTGATCATTGGAGCATTTGGCGGCGGACCATCATCAGCAGCCAAAGAACAGGGTGAAATGAAAGAAATGACCTTGAGCGATGCTGCCATCCTGATGAGTTATTCTCAGTCTGTAGTGATCGTTCCCGGTTACGGCTTAGCGGTTGCGCAGGCACAGCACGTTTGCCACGAGCTGGACACACTGCTATCCAACAAAGGCGTCAACGTTCGCTACGCCATCCACCCGGTTGCCGGACGCATGCCGGGGCACATGAATGTTTTGCTGGCCGAGGCCGACGTTCCTTACGGACAACTGGTGGAAATGGACGCCATCAACCCCGACATGCCCAATACCGATGTGGTAGTCGTTATCGGAGCCAACGACGTAGTCAACCCAGCGGCCATTACCGATCCGGGGAGCCCCATCGCCGGGATGCCGATTATAAAAGCGCATGAGGCTAAAAACATTATCGTCATGAAGCGGGGACGCGGAAAAGGCTATGCGGGTATCGAAAACGAACTTTTCTTCGGAGAAAAGACGCGTTTGCTATTTGGTAATGCCAAAGACACCCTGCAAAAATTGGTAACCGAAATTAAAAGCTTATAA